A window of bacterium HR17 genomic DNA:
CCGTCACTTCGCCCCCCAGGCGACGAGCCATTTGTGCCATACGGTCACCGAAAAAGCCCTTCACCAGCACCAGCACGCGGTCACCCGGTTCAACTAAGTTCGCTATGCAGGCTTCCATGCCAGCAGAACCGGTGCCGGAAACGGGGAAAGTCAATCCATTACGGGTGCCAAAGAGGCGGCGCAAACCATCCCGCACCTCATCCATGATTGCCAAAAACACCGGATCCAGATGTCCGATGGGTTGATGCACCATGACTCTCAAGACGCGCGGGTCAACATTGCTGGGACCAGCGCCCATTAGGATGCGGGTCGGCGGCGCTAAGTCCTGCCACTTGTATTGCACATCCTCGGACATCGTTCTTTCGCGCCCCCTTTAATGCCGACTGGCGTCGTTGCCGTTGCCTGCACCAGCGCAGGTAGCATGACAAAAGCATAGCACGGTGCCCATCTATGTGCGGCTACTGAAAGACAACAGCCATTCAACCTTTCAGGGAACTCTCATCGCCATGTCAGTTCTTGGTATCCGCGCGCCTTGTTTCTCCATAACATCCCGAAAGTTGCGGTGAAATCCGCTATTTTGACCCTTGCGTGAGAAGCGTTACATCGCTATCCTTTAGGTGACGCTTACGGTCGTCGTAGTGCAGGCGGCACCGAACCTGACGGGGACGGACGCCGCAGCCGAGACGCACCGAAGCGAAACTCAAAGGAGGTTCGGTGCTGCCATGGCAAAGCACCAAGGGACGGTCAAATGGTTCAATGAGACGAAGGGCTACGGGTTCATCGCCTGTGACGATGGCACGGAAGTCTTCGTCCATTACTCTGCCATTGAAGGGCAGGGTGGATTCCGCACTCTGCGGCAAGGTGACCGCGTGGAGTTGGAAGTCGCGTCCTCTGCGAAAGGTCCCCGTGCAGAAAAAGTGCGTGTTCTAAAGAACGGTAACGATTGGCTCTAAAGCCGACATCGGCGCCGTAACGGCTGAGCCGCCCAGACAACCCCTGCGATGGGGTTGCCTGGGCGGTTTCCTTTTCAGCGAATCCGAAGCGGAAGCCACCGTGCAGCGGTGGGCAAGCGCCTCCCCGTTGAACACGATTTTGCAGCCAGAAGATGTGGCAAATTGCGTCGCTTGGGTCGTCAGCGATGCCGCAAGGAGGTTGACAGGGGTCGCAGTGTTGTTGGACGCCGGTGTGGCGACGGATTTGCGCATCCGATAGCGTCGGGTTTTTAGGGGGCTCCTGTGTCTGTTGCGGTTGGAGGGCGGCTTACGCCTGTGACGGCGACGAGCAACGGCGTCGCCTCCCCATCTGCCGCGTAGAGCGTCCTAAAAATTGGGAGGCACTGGGGGAGGTGGTATAGCAACCCGCACCGTTGTCAGTCCCGACTGCGCCTTGTTCCCCGATTGATCTACTGCCCGCACTGCTATCTCTACGACCCATCGTTCGGCTTCCGTCGGCACTCCAGCCATGTCCCATTGCGCCACAAAGGTGCCGACAAACGCTCCTCCCTGTGCCTCCAATCGCACCGTCTCTTGCCGCCCGTCAGGATAGGTCACCATCGCGTCCACTTGTTTTACCCCCGACTCTGCATCCGTTACCGTCGCTTCCACCCGCACTTGCCAGCCCATTGCGATCAACTCATCTGGCACCACTGTTACCTGCTCAATGCGGGGCGGTATGCGGTCACCGCTCGCCCCTTGTACAAACGCCTCTCCGGCACATCCCGCCAACACGCTC
This region includes:
- the cspE_2 gene encoding Cold shock-like protein CspE; this translates as MAKHQGTVKWFNETKGYGFIACDDGTEVFVHYSAIEGQGGFRTLRQGDRVELEVASSAKGPRAEKVRVLKNGNDWL